A genomic region of Chlorobaculum parvum NCIB 8327 contains the following coding sequences:
- a CDS encoding RNB domain-containing ribonuclease — protein sequence MSKTFTKADIVNIAVDAMLVNGLDPDFSPQAKQQLGSMHGPTEGYGSEILDLTSLLWCSIDNDDSRDLDQITACEVLDDSSTIIYVAIADVDTLVKKGSPIDGHARTNTTSVYTSAKVFPMLPLRLSTDLTSLNPDQNRLAIVTIMKIGPDGELINSTVERAWVRNKAQLAYDSVSAWIDGKDELPAAAKAVPGMDEQLRRQDAVAQKLRLQRHAKGSLEFETFQPRAVFEGDRVVGITQQEKNRARQLIEEFMIATNACTADFLAEKGVASIRRVVKSPERWKRIVEVAKEYGYSLPGEPDGKALEKFLAVRHKADPLRFPDLSLTIIKLMGAGEYVVEFPGQKPIGHFGLAERDYTHSTAPNRRYPDLITLRMTKAFLANCPSPYGVDELEELAVHCTRQEDAARKVERRVRKSEAALLLGTMIGQHFDAVVSGHSERGTWVRILTPPAEGRLVRTYGKVSVGKKIKVKLVLADVEQGFIDFERI from the coding sequence ATGAGCAAAACATTCACGAAAGCCGATATCGTCAATATCGCTGTTGATGCCATGCTGGTTAACGGGTTGGATCCCGATTTTTCGCCCCAGGCAAAGCAGCAGTTGGGCTCGATGCATGGGCCCACAGAGGGGTATGGTTCGGAGATTCTTGATTTGACCTCGTTGCTCTGGTGTTCGATTGACAACGACGACTCGCGTGATCTGGACCAGATTACCGCCTGTGAGGTGCTGGATGATTCCTCCACCATCATTTATGTGGCTATCGCTGACGTCGATACGCTGGTGAAAAAAGGCTCGCCGATCGATGGCCACGCACGGACAAATACCACCTCCGTCTATACGTCAGCTAAAGTCTTTCCGATGCTGCCCTTGCGTCTTTCCACCGACCTGACCTCCCTCAATCCCGATCAGAACCGGCTGGCCATCGTCACCATCATGAAAATCGGCCCTGATGGCGAGTTGATCAACTCGACGGTCGAGCGCGCATGGGTGAGGAACAAGGCTCAACTCGCGTATGATTCTGTCTCGGCTTGGATCGATGGTAAAGACGAGCTGCCTGCGGCTGCAAAGGCCGTTCCGGGGATGGATGAGCAGTTGCGCCGTCAGGATGCTGTGGCGCAAAAATTACGGTTGCAACGGCATGCGAAAGGTTCTCTGGAATTCGAGACCTTTCAGCCTCGCGCCGTGTTCGAAGGGGATCGCGTTGTTGGCATCACTCAGCAGGAGAAGAACCGGGCGCGACAACTGATCGAGGAGTTCATGATTGCCACCAACGCCTGCACCGCCGATTTTCTTGCTGAAAAGGGTGTTGCGTCGATTCGTCGGGTGGTAAAGTCGCCTGAGCGATGGAAGCGCATTGTGGAGGTGGCCAAGGAGTACGGCTATTCGCTGCCCGGTGAGCCCGACGGAAAAGCGCTCGAAAAATTCCTAGCCGTGAGGCACAAGGCCGATCCATTGCGTTTCCCTGACCTTTCGCTCACCATCATCAAGCTTATGGGAGCAGGAGAGTACGTCGTGGAATTTCCGGGGCAGAAACCCATCGGGCACTTTGGCCTTGCCGAGCGCGATTACACTCACTCGACGGCACCGAACAGACGCTATCCCGATCTGATTACCCTGAGAATGACCAAGGCTTTTCTGGCCAACTGCCCGTCCCCGTATGGCGTTGACGAGCTTGAAGAGTTGGCGGTTCATTGCACCCGCCAGGAGGATGCGGCCCGCAAGGTGGAGCGTCGCGTACGCAAGTCTGAAGCCGCGTTACTTCTGGGAACCATGATCGGTCAGCACTTCGACGCTGTTGTCTCCGGTCATTCGGAGCGGGGCACGTGGGTGAGGATCCTGACGCCGCCAGCCGAGGGGCGTCTGGTCAGAACTTACGGGAAAGTCAGCGTTGGTAAAAAGATCAAGGTAAAGCTTGTTTTGGCCGATGTCGAACAGGGGTTCATTGATTTTGAAAGGATATGA
- a CDS encoding DUF2905 domain-containing protein produces MQDPFSAMGKMLFFVGASIAALGLLLMLAQKSGGNGWFGWFGNLPLDINIQKENFRFYFPIGSSIVLSIILSLVFGLITKFFR; encoded by the coding sequence ATGCAAGACCCGTTTTCAGCTATGGGCAAAATGCTCTTTTTTGTCGGAGCTTCGATCGCAGCTCTCGGCTTACTGCTCATGCTGGCCCAGAAATCGGGCGGGAACGGTTGGTTCGGATGGTTCGGAAACCTCCCTCTCGACATTAACATTCAGAAGGAGAATTTCCGTTTCTACTTCCCCATCGGCAGCTCGATTGTACTCTCGATCATCCTGAGCCTGGTCTTCGGCCTCATCACCAAGTTCTTCAGATAA
- the secG gene encoding preprotein translocase subunit SecG, whose translation MLNGLIVILALIAAILLIVSVLLQSPKSGSGLTGGIASLGTVQTLGVRRTGDFLSKVTAVLAGAVMVLSFIAQFTLPARHQAGNGNSILQKDVPASLPVNNLPQELPATGNLPSPDQQPTEPAQ comes from the coding sequence ATGCTCAACGGATTGATCGTCATCCTTGCTCTGATCGCCGCGATCCTGCTGATCGTGTCGGTTCTGCTGCAAAGCCCCAAGTCGGGCAGCGGTCTTACCGGTGGTATTGCAAGCTTGGGTACCGTGCAGACGCTTGGCGTCAGGCGTACCGGTGACTTCCTGAGCAAGGTTACGGCTGTTTTGGCCGGAGCCGTTATGGTTCTTTCGTTTATCGCCCAGTTCACCCTTCCGGCCCGTCACCAGGCTGGTAACGGGAACAGCATTCTGCAGAAGGACGTTCCGGCATCTCTCCCCGTTAACAACCTCCCGCAGGAACTTCCGGCAACCGGCAATCTCCCGTCTCCGGATCAGCAGCCAACAGAACCGGCACAATAA
- a CDS encoding LptF/LptG family permease — MKIFDRYILKTHLGTFFFAFVTIMSVFILSFVTKFLERLIGKGLDFGIIAEVVLLQSAWMVGFAVPMAVLVTTVMAFGVLTNSSELTVMRAGGISIYRLVAPVLLAALALSLMMERYNNVLMPEANYRANALFADITRLKPALGLDKNAFSDMIKGYSIMARDVDNKTGELRDIVLYDRAQPDVRTVILAARGKIEFTPDNTHLVLTLEDGQIHELRLPAMDRYRTMSFSKNRYVFDATGYDFERSDEGRRRGGKELSASDLLAVAQEFRQKGDAAERSAVKGVDELKAAVERIRSSHDSSGSEPAVLPPVVPGRATEAVDAMLGGLNVQLKQMQQHREDYRKYMIEYHKKYSLAFACLVFAMVGAPLGVMARRGGFGAGAALSLFFFVLYWVLMIGGEKIADQGLLSPAVSVWLPNAILTCAGLFMLYRLSHSVNASAR, encoded by the coding sequence ATGAAAATATTCGATCGATACATTCTCAAGACGCATCTCGGCACCTTCTTTTTTGCGTTTGTCACCATCATGTCGGTGTTCATTCTGTCGTTCGTGACCAAGTTTCTGGAACGGCTGATCGGCAAGGGACTTGATTTCGGTATCATCGCCGAGGTGGTGCTGTTGCAGTCGGCATGGATGGTCGGGTTTGCCGTGCCGATGGCCGTGCTGGTGACCACCGTGATGGCGTTCGGCGTGCTGACCAACAGCTCCGAGCTGACCGTGATGCGCGCAGGTGGCATTTCGATCTATCGACTCGTTGCGCCGGTGCTGCTGGCCGCACTCGCTCTTTCGCTGATGATGGAGCGGTACAACAATGTGCTGATGCCCGAAGCCAACTATCGGGCCAACGCGCTTTTTGCCGATATCACCCGCCTGAAACCGGCGCTGGGGCTCGACAAGAACGCCTTTTCGGATATGATCAAGGGCTACTCCATCATGGCGCGTGATGTTGATAACAAAACCGGCGAGCTTCGTGACATTGTGCTTTACGATCGCGCCCAGCCCGATGTGCGCACGGTCATTCTGGCCGCCAGGGGCAAAATCGAGTTCACGCCCGACAATACTCACCTTGTGCTGACGCTTGAAGATGGGCAGATTCACGAGCTTCGGCTGCCTGCAATGGATCGTTACCGCACCATGTCGTTTTCGAAGAACCGCTATGTGTTCGACGCGACCGGTTACGATTTCGAACGTTCGGACGAAGGCCGCCGCCGTGGTGGTAAGGAGCTTTCAGCGTCTGATCTGCTGGCCGTAGCGCAGGAGTTTCGGCAGAAGGGAGATGCGGCAGAGCGCTCGGCGGTCAAGGGGGTAGATGAGCTGAAAGCTGCGGTTGAAAGGATTCGGAGCAGTCATGACAGCTCCGGATCAGAGCCTGCGGTGCTGCCGCCAGTCGTGCCTGGCCGGGCTACCGAAGCCGTGGATGCGATGCTCGGCGGCCTGAATGTTCAGCTTAAACAAATGCAGCAGCATCGAGAAGACTACCGCAAATACATGATCGAGTACCACAAAAAGTACTCGCTGGCGTTTGCCTGCCTCGTGTTCGCGATGGTTGGCGCACCCCTCGGTGTAATGGCCCGTCGAGGCGGATTTGGTGCGGGCGCGGCCTTGTCGCTCTTCTTTTTTGTGCTTTACTGGGTGCTGATGATTGGTGGTGAAAAGATTGCCGATCAGGGGCTGCTATCACCGGCGGTCAGCGTCTGGCTACCCAATGCGATTCTGACCTGCGCCGGGCTCTTCATGCTTTACCGCCTGAGCCATTCGGTCAACGCATCCGCGCGCTGA
- a CDS encoding acyl-CoA thioesterase, translating to METHKLVMPEHLNHYGFLFGGNLLKWIDEVSYIAVTLDYPGCNFVTVGMDNIKFKKSIRQGTILCFESKKNHVGTTSVEYVVDVTREEIATGEKELVFTTRITFVSVDENGNKRAIKTATLR from the coding sequence ATGGAAACGCACAAGCTCGTCATGCCGGAACACCTGAACCATTACGGGTTCCTGTTCGGCGGAAATCTGCTCAAATGGATCGACGAGGTCAGCTATATCGCCGTTACGCTCGACTACCCCGGCTGCAACTTCGTGACGGTCGGCATGGACAATATCAAGTTCAAGAAAAGCATCCGGCAGGGCACGATCCTTTGTTTCGAATCGAAGAAAAACCACGTCGGCACAACTTCAGTCGAGTATGTTGTGGATGTCACCCGCGAAGAGATCGCCACTGGCGAGAAGGAGCTGGTGTTCACGACGCGGATCACCTTCGTGAGCGTGGATGAAAACGGCAATAAGCGCGCCATCAAGACAGCAACCTTGCGTTGA
- the hisB gene encoding imidazoleglycerol-phosphate dehydratase HisB, with amino-acid sequence MTQRIASHSRKTAETDITATVNLDGTGTSAIETGVVFLDHMLTSFSRHSGIDVQLRCSGDLDVDDHHTVEDVALVLGKAIEEALGDKKGIERYGWAIIPMDEALARCSIDLGGRSYCVFKAEFRRPVIQGLSTEMVEHFFISLSRTMNANLHLAILEGQNTHHLIEALFKSLAYAMKQAVRVSGTRIPSTKESL; translated from the coding sequence ATGACGCAGCGCATCGCTTCACACTCCCGCAAAACCGCAGAAACCGATATTACGGCCACGGTCAACCTCGACGGCACCGGCACTTCGGCCATAGAAACCGGCGTGGTGTTTCTCGACCACATGCTCACCAGCTTCAGCCGTCACTCGGGCATCGACGTGCAGCTCAGGTGCAGCGGCGACCTCGACGTTGATGACCACCACACGGTGGAAGACGTGGCTCTGGTGCTCGGCAAAGCCATTGAGGAAGCGCTTGGAGACAAAAAAGGCATCGAACGATACGGTTGGGCGATCATTCCGATGGACGAGGCGCTGGCGCGCTGCTCGATCGATCTGGGTGGGCGAAGCTACTGCGTTTTCAAGGCGGAGTTCAGGCGACCGGTCATTCAGGGGCTCTCGACTGAAATGGTGGAACACTTCTTCATCTCGCTCTCCCGAACGATGAACGCCAACCTGCACCTGGCGATCCTTGAAGGTCAGAACACGCATCACCTGATCGAGGCGCTCTTCAAATCGCTCGCCTACGCGATGAAACAGGCAGTCAGAGTCAGCGGCACGAGGATTCCCTCGACCAAGGAGTCGCTATAA